In a genomic window of Punica granatum isolate Tunisia-2019 chromosome 6, ASM765513v2, whole genome shotgun sequence:
- the LOC116211631 gene encoding DNA-directed RNA polymerase II subunit 1 isoform X1 — translation MDLRFPFSPAEVAKVRMVQFGILSPDEIRQMSVIQIEHSETTERGKPKPGGLSDPRLGTIDRKLKCETCTANMAECPGHFGHLELAKPMFHIGFMKTVLSIMRCVCFNCSKILADEEEHKFKQAMRIRNPKNRLKKILDACKNKTKCEGGDEIDVQGQDSEEPVKKSRGGCGAQQPKLTIEGMKMIAEYKSPRKKSDDPDQLPEPVERKQTLSAERVLSVLKRISDEDCQLLGLNPKYARPDWMILQVLPIPPPPVRPSVMMDTSSRSEDDLTHQLAMIIRHNENLRQQERNGAPAHIISEFAQLLQFHIATYFDNELPGQPRATQRSGRPIKSICSRLKAKEGRIRGNLMGKRVDFSARTVITPDPNINIDELGVPWSIALNLTYPEAVTPYNIERLKELVEYGPHPPPGKTGAKYIIRDDGQRLDLRYLKKSSDHHLELGYKVERHLNDGDFVLFNRQPSLHKMSIMGHRIKIMPYSTFRLNLSVTSPYNADFDGDEMNMHVPQSFETRAEVLELMMVPKCIVSPQSNRPVMGIVQDTLLGCRKITKRDTFIEKDVFMNTLMWWEDFDGKVPAPAILKPRPLWTGKQVFNLIIPKQINLMRTSAWHSELETGFITPGDTQVRIEKGELLSGTLCKKALGTSTGSLIHVIWEEVGPDAARKFLGHTQWLVNYWLLQNAFSIGIGDTIADAATMERINETISKAKDEVKRLIKEAQEKKLEPEPGRTMMESFENKVNQVLNKARDDAGSSAQRSLSESNNLKAMVTAGSKGSFINISQMTACVGQQNVEGKRIPFGFIDRTLPHFTKDDYGPESRGFVENSYLRGLTPQEFFFHAMGGREGLIDTAVKTSETGYIQRRLVKAMEDIMVKYDGTVRNSLGDVIQFLYGEDGMDSVWIESQKLDSLKMKRSEFDRVFRYELDDDNWNPDYMLPEHIEDLRTIREIRNVFDAEVQKLEADRYQLGTEIATTGDNSWPLPVNLKRLIWNAQKTFKIDMRRTSDMHPMEIVEYVDKLQEKLLVVPGKDLLSVEAQKNATLFFNILLRSTFASKRVLKEYRLTREAFEWILGEIESRFLLSLVAPGEMIGCVAAQSIGEPATQMTLNTFHYAGVSAKNVTLGVPRLREIINVAKKIKTPSLSVYLKPEVNKTKESAKNIQCALEYTTLRSVTQATEVWYDPDPMGTIIEEDIDFVKSYYEMPDEEIAPEKISPWLLRIELNREMMVDKKLSMADIAEKINLEFDDDLNCIFNDDNADKLILRIRIMNDDAPKGEMNDESAEDDVFLKKIESNMLTEMALRGIPDINKVFIKNGKVNKFEESDGFKPETEWMLDTEGVNLLAVMCHEGVDARRTTSNHLIEIIEVLGIEAVRRSLLDELRVVISFDGSYVNYRHLAILCDTMTYRGHLMAITRHGINRNDTGPLMRCSFEETVDILLDAAVYAESDYLRGVTENIMLGQLAPIGTGDCALYLNDEMLKHAIELQLPSYMEGLDFGMTPARSPISGTPYHEGMMSPSYLLSPNLRLSPITDAQFSPYVGGMAFSPASSPGYTPSSPGYSPTSPSYSPASPSYSPTSPSYSPASPSYSPTSPTYSPSSPGYSPTSPAYSPTSPSYSPTSPSYSPTSPSYSPTSPSYSPTSPSYSPTSPTYSPTSPSYSPTSPAYSPTSPAYSPTSPAYSPTSPSYSPTSPSYSPTSPSYSPTSPSYSPTSPSYSPTSPAYSPTSPGYSPTSPSYSPTSPGYSPTSPSYNPQSAKYSPSLAYSPSSPRLSPSSPYSPTSPNYSPTSPSYSPTSPSYSPSSPTYSPSSPYNTGGGPDYSPSSPQYSLSAGYSPSAPGYSPSSTSQYTQASNKDDRSKKDDRSGR, via the exons ATGGACTTGAGGTTCCCCTTCTCGCCAGCGGAGGTCGCCAAGGTCCGGATGGTCCAGTTCGGCATCCTCAGCCCCGACGAGATC AGGCAAATGTCTGTTATACAGATTGAACATAGTGAGACAACGGAGAGGGGCAAGCCGAAGCCCGGTGGCCTGAGCGATCCTCGGCTTGGCACAATTGATAGGAAACTGAAGTGTGAGACTTGTACGGCGAACATGGCTGAGTGCCCAGGTCACTTTGGGCACCTCGAGCTCGCCAAGCCTATGTTCCATATCGGGTTTATGAAAACTGTGCTAAGTATCATGCGCTGCGTGTGCTTCAACTGCTCAAAAATCCTGGCTGACGAG GAGGAACACAAGTTTAAACAAGCAATGAGGATAAGAAATCCAAAAAATAGGCTTAAGAAGATACTGGATGCATGTAAGAATAAAACCAAATGTGAAGGTGGTGATGAGATTGATGTCCAAGGTCAAGACTCCGAAGAGCCAGTTAAAAAGAGTCGTGGCGGCTGTGGCGCCCAGCAGCCGAAGCTCACAATTGAAGGTATGAAAATGATTGCGGAGTATAAGTCTCCGAGGAAGAAAAGTGATGATCCGGACCAGCTTCCCGAGCCTGTTGAAAGGAAGCAGACCCTTTCTGCAGAAAGG GTTCTAAGTGTTCTTAAGAGGATAAGTGATGAAGACTGTCAGTTATTAGGTTTAAATCCAAAATATGCTCGTCCGGATTGGATGATCTTACAAGTTCTGCCtattcctcctcctcctgttAGGCCATCTGTGATGATGGATACATCTTCTAGAAGTGAGGATGATTTAACACACCAGCTGGCAATGATCATAAGGCACAATGAGAATCTGAGGCAACAGGAAAGAAATGGAGCGCCTGCACACATCATATCGGAGTTTGCACAGTTGTTGCAGTTCCATATCGCCACGTACTTTGACAATGAGTTGCCCGGACAACCAAGG GCTACACAGCGATCTGGTAGACCCATCAAGTCAATCTGTAGTAGGCTTAAGGCCAAGGAAGGCCGTATTAGGGGGAATCTGATGGGTAAAAGAGTTGATTTCTCAGCACGTACTGTCATTACTCCAGATCCAAATATTAACATTGATGAGCTTGGAGTCCCGTGGAGTATTGCGTTGAATCTGACTTATCCAGAAGCAGTGACTCCTTATAACATTGAAAG GTTGAAGGAACTTGTGGAATATGGCCCTCATCCTCCACCTGGTAAAACTGGTGCCAAGTACATTATAAGGGATGATGGACAACGTCTCGATCTCCGATACTTGAAGAAAAGTAGTGATCATCATCTGGAGCTGGGATACAAG GTGGAGCGGCACTTGAATGATGGAGACTTTGTCCTCTTCAATCGGCAGCCTAGTCTTCATAAAATGTCTATTATGGGCCACAGAATCAAGATTATGCCTTACTCAACATTCAGATTGAATTTGTCAGTGACATCCCCATATAATGCTGATTTTGATGGGGATGAAATGAATATGCATGTTCCGCAGTCATTTGAAACTAGAGCAGAAGTCCTGGAACTAATGATGGTTCCCAAATGCATTGTGTCACCTCAATCGAATAGACCTGTGATGGGAATTGTCCAGGATACACTCTTAGGATGCCGTAAAATCACTAAAAGGGACACTTTCATTGAGAAG GATGTTTTCATGAACACCTTGATGTGGTGGGAGGACTTTGATGGAAAAGTTCCTGCTCCGGCTATTTTGAAGCCTAGGCCACTCTGGACAGGCAAACAAGTTTTCAATCTCATCATTCCAAAGCAGATTAATCTCATGAGGACTTCTGCTTGGCATTCTGAGTTGGAAACGGGCTTTATAACTCCAGGAGATACGCAAGTCCGAATAGAGAAGGGAGAGTTGCTCTCTGGGACTCTCTGCAAGAAGGCTCTCGGAACATCTACTGGAAGTCTTATACATGTCATCTG GGAAGAAGTTGGTCCAGATGCAGCCCGCAAATTTTTGGGACACACGCAGTGGCTTGTCAACTATTGGCTTTTGCAGAATGCTTTCAGCATTGGTATCGGAGATACAATTGCTGATGCAGCAACTATGGAAAGAATTAATGAAACCATATCGAAGGCTAAGGATGAAGTGAAAAGACTTATAAAGGAAGCCCAAGAGAAGAAGTTGGAGCCTGAACCTGGAAGAACAATGATGGAATCTTTCGAGAACAAAGTGAACCAG GTGTTGAATAAGGCTCGTGATGATGCTGGAAGCAGTGCTCAGAGGAGTCTGTCTGAGAGTAACAATCTGAAGGCCATGGTTACTGCTGGGTCTAAAGGAAGTTTTATCAACATATCACAGATGACTGCTTGTGTGGGTCAGCAAAATGTTGAGGGTAAGCGAATCCCGTTTGGATTCATTGATAGAACGCTGCCCCACTTCACGAAAGATGATTATGGGCCAGAGAGTCGTGGATTTGTTGAGAACTCCTACTTGCGTGGGCTGACCCCACAAGAGTTCTTCTTTCATGCAATGGGTGGTAGGGAAGGTCTCATTGATACGGCTGTGAAGACATCTGAGACTGGATACATTCAGAGAAGATTAGTGAAGGCTATGGAGGATATCATGGTTAAGTATGATGGAACTGTCAGGAATTCTCTGGGAGATGTTATACAGTTTCTGTATGGGGAGGATGGTATGGATTCTGTGTGGATTGAATCTCAAAAGTTGGACTCCTTGAAGATGAAAAGGTCGGAATTCGATAGGGTGTTCAGGTACGAGCTAGATGATGATAACTGGAATCCTGATTATATGCTGCCAGAACATATTGAAGATCTGAGAACTATCAGAGAAATTCGAAATGTGTTCGACGCTGAAGTTCAGAAACTAGAAGCGGATAGATACCAGCTTGGAACTGAGATTGCTACGACAGGTGATAATTCTTGGCCATTGCCCGTCAACCTCAAAAGGCTCATATGGAACGCACAGAAGACCTTTAAGATTGACATGAGGCGTACTTCTGATATGCATCCAATGGAAATTGTCGAGTATGTTGATAAGCTCCAGGAGAAGCTGCTGGTTGTTCCTGGAAAGGATCTTTTGAGTGTTGAGGCTCAGAAGAATGCTACTCTCTTTTTCAATATATTGCTTCGTAGCACTTTCGCTAGTAAAAGAGTGTTGAAGGAGTACAGACTCACTCGTGAAGCATTTGAATGGATTTTGGGCGAGATCGAATCGCGTTTCCTTCTGTCTCTGGTAGCTCCTGGAGAAATGATTGGATGTGTGGCTGCTCAATCCATTGGCGAGCCTGCTACACAGATGACTCTCAATACGTTCCACTATGCTGGTGTTAGTGCAAAGAACGTTACACTTGGTGTTCCCAGGTTGAGAGAAATTATTAATGTGgccaagaaaataaaaacccCTTCCCTCTCGGTGTACCTTAAACCTGAGGTTAATAAGACAAAGGAAAGTGCCAAGAATATCCAATGTGCTTTGGAGTATACTACTCTCCGCAGTGTCACTCAAGCCACAGAAGTGTGGTATGATCCTGATCCCATGGGCACGATAATTGAAGAGGATATTGATTTTGTGAAATCATATTATGAGATGCCGGACGAAGAGATTGCCCCTGAGAAGATCTCTCCTTGGCTGCTTAGGATAGAGCTGAATCGGGAAATGATGGTTGATAAGAAGCTAAGCATGGCAGATATCGCTGAGAAGATCAACCTTGAATTTGATGATGATCTGAATTGTATATTCAATGATGACAATGCCGATAAACTGATCTTGCGGATCCGTATAATGAATGATGATGCCCCAAAAGGGGAGATGAACGATGAATCTGCAGAAGATGATGTCTTCCTTAAGAAGATTGAAAGCAATATGCTGACGGAGATGGCTCTTCGTGGCATCCCAGATATTAACAAGGTGTTCATTAAGAATGGCAAAGTAAACAAGTTTGAGGAGAGTGATGGCTTCAAGCCTGAGACTGAGTGGATGTTAGATACTGAAGGTGTCAACCTCTTAGCTGTCATGTGCCACGAAGGTGTTGATGCAAGGAGGACAACAAGCAACCACTTGATAGAAATTATTGAAGTCCTTGGTATTGAGGCAGTTCGGCGGTCCCTCTTGGATGAACTGCGAGTCGTTATATCATTTGATGGATCTTATGTGAACTACCGGCACTTAGCTATTCTGTGCGATACCATGACCTATCGGGGCCACTTGATGGCGATTACTCGTCATGGTATCAACCGCAATGATACTGGGCCATTGATGAGATGCTCCTTCGAAGAGACAGTTGACATTCTCCTAGATGCTGCGGTCTATGCTGAATCTGATTATCTGAGGGGTGTGACTGAAAACATTATGTTGGGACAGCTGGCGCCAATTGGAACAGGAGACTGTGCCCTGTACCTCAATGATGAGATGTTGAAGCATGCCATTGAACTTCAGTTGCCCAGTTATATGGAGGGTCTCGATTTTGGAATGACTCCTGCTCGGTCTCCTATATCTGGGACTCCTTATCATGAAGGAATGATGTCTCCAAGTTATCTGCTGAGCCCGAACCTCCGTCTTTCTCCCATCACAGATGCTCAGTTCTCTCCTTACGTAGGCGGGATGGCATTCTCGCCTGCTTCTTCTCCAGGATACACCCCCTCCTCACCGGGCTACAGCCCCACCTCTCCCAGTTACAGCCCGGCATCGCCGAGCTATAGTCCCACATCACCGAGCTACAGCCCGGCGTCACCAAGCTACAGCCCGACGTCACCAACTTATAGCCCAAGTTCTCCTGGATATAGTCCAACTAGTCCTGCATATTCACCTACAAGCCCTTCGTACTCTCCGACCTCCCCCTCATACAGCCCGACCTCCCCCTCATACAGCCCCACCTCCCCTTCCTATAGCCCTACATCTCCCTCTTATAGTCCCACTTCTCCAACATACAGTCCCACCTCACCTAGTTACAGTCCGACATCCCCTGCTTATAGTCCAACATCCCCTGCCTATAGCCCCACATCCCCTGCATATAGCCCAACTTCTCCATCCTATAGCCCCACCTCGCCTTCCTATAGCCCCACCTCGCCCTCGTATAGTCCAACTTCACCTTCTTACAGCCCCACCTCGCCATCATATAGCCCTACTTCACCGGCGTATAGCCCAACATCTCCCGGGTACAGTCCAACATCGCCCAGTTACAGTCCTACTTCTCCGGGGTACAGTCCCACATCTCCTAGTTATAATCCTCAGTCAGCAAAGTATAGCCCGTCACTGGCATACTCGCCGAGCAGTCCGAGGCTGTCTCCCTCCAGTCCTTACAGTCCAACCTCTCCTAATTACAG CCCAACGTCACCTTCATATTCTCCCACGTCGCCATCGTATTCACCTTCAAGCCCAACCTACAGTCCTAGCAG CCCATACAATACTGGTGGAGGCCCAGATTATAGCCCGAGTTCTCCCCAATACAG CTTGAGTGCTGGGTATTCTCCGAGTGCACCAGGTTACTCACCATCTTCGACCAGCCAGTACACCCAAGCAAGCAATAAGGATGATCGAAGCAAGAAGGATGATAGGAGTGGTCGGTGA
- the LOC116211631 gene encoding DNA-directed RNA polymerase II subunit 1 isoform X2, which produces MDLRFPFSPAEVAKVRMVQFGILSPDEIRQMSVIQIEHSETTERGKPKPGGLSDPRLGTIDRKLKCETCTANMAECPGHFGHLELAKPMFHIGFMKTVLSIMRCVCFNCSKILADEEEHKFKQAMRIRNPKNRLKKILDACKNKTKCEGGDEIDVQGQDSEEPVKKSRGGCGAQQPKLTIEGMKMIAEYKSPRKKSDDPDQLPEPVERKQTLSAERVLSVLKRISDEDCQLLGLNPKYARPDWMILQVLPIPPPPVRPSVMMDTSSRSEDDLTHQLAMIIRHNENLRQQERNGAPAHIISEFAQLLQFHIATYFDNELPGQPRATQRSGRPIKSICSRLKAKEGRIRGNLMGKRVDFSARTVITPDPNINIDELGVPWSIALNLTYPEAVTPYNIERLKELVEYGPHPPPGKTGAKYIIRDDGQRLDLRYLKKSSDHHLELGYKVERHLNDGDFVLFNRQPSLHKMSIMGHRIKIMPYSTFRLNLSVTSPYNADFDGDEMNMHVPQSFETRAEVLELMMVPKCIVSPQSNRPVMGIVQDTLLGCRKITKRDTFIEKDVFMNTLMWWEDFDGKVPAPAILKPRPLWTGKQVFNLIIPKQINLMRTSAWHSELETGFITPGDTQVRIEKGELLSGTLCKKALGTSTGSLIHVIWEEVGPDAARKFLGHTQWLVNYWLLQNAFSIGIGDTIADAATMERINETISKAKDEVKRLIKEAQEKKLEPEPGRTMMESFENKVNQVLNKARDDAGSSAQRSLSESNNLKAMVTAGSKGSFINISQMTACVGQQNVEGKRIPFGFIDRTLPHFTKDDYGPESRGFVENSYLRGLTPQEFFFHAMGGREGLIDTAVKTSETGYIQRRLVKAMEDIMVKYDGTVRNSLGDVIQFLYGEDGMDSVWIESQKLDSLKMKRSEFDRVFRYELDDDNWNPDYMLPEHIEDLRTIREIRNVFDAEVQKLEADRYQLGTEIATTGDNSWPLPVNLKRLIWNAQKTFKIDMRRTSDMHPMEIVEYVDKLQEKLLVVPGKDLLSVEAQKNATLFFNILLRSTFASKRVLKEYRLTREAFEWILGEIESRFLLSLVAPGEMIGCVAAQSIGEPATQMTLNTFHYAGVSAKNVTLGVPRLREIINVAKKIKTPSLSVYLKPEVNKTKESAKNIQCALEYTTLRSVTQATEVWYDPDPMGTIIEEDIDFVKSYYEMPDEEIAPEKISPWLLRIELNREMMVDKKLSMADIAEKINLEFDDDLNCIFNDDNADKLILRIRIMNDDAPKGEMNDESAEDDVFLKKIESNMLTEMALRGIPDINKVFIKNGKVNKFEESDGFKPETEWMLDTEGVNLLAVMCHEGVDARRTTSNHLIEIIEVLGIEAVRRSLLDELRVVISFDGSYVNYRHLAILCDTMTYRGHLMAITRHGINRNDTGPLMRCSFEETVDILLDAAVYAESDYLRGVTENIMLGQLAPIGTGDCALYLNDEMLKHAIELQLPSYMEGLDFGMTPARSPISGTPYHEGMMSPSYLLSPNLRLSPITDAQFSPYVGGMAFSPASSPGYTPSSPGYSPTSPSYSPASPSYSPTSPSYSPASPSYSPTSPTYSPSSPGYSPTSPAYSPTSPSYSPTSPSYSPTSPSYSPTSPSYSPTSPSYSPTSPTYSPTSPSYSPTSPAYSPTSPAYSPTSPAYSPTSPSYSPTSPSYSPTSPSYSPTSPSYSPTSPSYSPTSPAYSPTSPGYSPTSPSYSPTSPGYSPTSPSYNPQSAKYSPSLAYSPSSPRLSPSSPYSPTSPNYSPTSPSYSPTSPSYSPSSPTYSPSSPYNTGGGPDYSPSSPQYRLLTIFDQPVHPSKQ; this is translated from the exons ATGGACTTGAGGTTCCCCTTCTCGCCAGCGGAGGTCGCCAAGGTCCGGATGGTCCAGTTCGGCATCCTCAGCCCCGACGAGATC AGGCAAATGTCTGTTATACAGATTGAACATAGTGAGACAACGGAGAGGGGCAAGCCGAAGCCCGGTGGCCTGAGCGATCCTCGGCTTGGCACAATTGATAGGAAACTGAAGTGTGAGACTTGTACGGCGAACATGGCTGAGTGCCCAGGTCACTTTGGGCACCTCGAGCTCGCCAAGCCTATGTTCCATATCGGGTTTATGAAAACTGTGCTAAGTATCATGCGCTGCGTGTGCTTCAACTGCTCAAAAATCCTGGCTGACGAG GAGGAACACAAGTTTAAACAAGCAATGAGGATAAGAAATCCAAAAAATAGGCTTAAGAAGATACTGGATGCATGTAAGAATAAAACCAAATGTGAAGGTGGTGATGAGATTGATGTCCAAGGTCAAGACTCCGAAGAGCCAGTTAAAAAGAGTCGTGGCGGCTGTGGCGCCCAGCAGCCGAAGCTCACAATTGAAGGTATGAAAATGATTGCGGAGTATAAGTCTCCGAGGAAGAAAAGTGATGATCCGGACCAGCTTCCCGAGCCTGTTGAAAGGAAGCAGACCCTTTCTGCAGAAAGG GTTCTAAGTGTTCTTAAGAGGATAAGTGATGAAGACTGTCAGTTATTAGGTTTAAATCCAAAATATGCTCGTCCGGATTGGATGATCTTACAAGTTCTGCCtattcctcctcctcctgttAGGCCATCTGTGATGATGGATACATCTTCTAGAAGTGAGGATGATTTAACACACCAGCTGGCAATGATCATAAGGCACAATGAGAATCTGAGGCAACAGGAAAGAAATGGAGCGCCTGCACACATCATATCGGAGTTTGCACAGTTGTTGCAGTTCCATATCGCCACGTACTTTGACAATGAGTTGCCCGGACAACCAAGG GCTACACAGCGATCTGGTAGACCCATCAAGTCAATCTGTAGTAGGCTTAAGGCCAAGGAAGGCCGTATTAGGGGGAATCTGATGGGTAAAAGAGTTGATTTCTCAGCACGTACTGTCATTACTCCAGATCCAAATATTAACATTGATGAGCTTGGAGTCCCGTGGAGTATTGCGTTGAATCTGACTTATCCAGAAGCAGTGACTCCTTATAACATTGAAAG GTTGAAGGAACTTGTGGAATATGGCCCTCATCCTCCACCTGGTAAAACTGGTGCCAAGTACATTATAAGGGATGATGGACAACGTCTCGATCTCCGATACTTGAAGAAAAGTAGTGATCATCATCTGGAGCTGGGATACAAG GTGGAGCGGCACTTGAATGATGGAGACTTTGTCCTCTTCAATCGGCAGCCTAGTCTTCATAAAATGTCTATTATGGGCCACAGAATCAAGATTATGCCTTACTCAACATTCAGATTGAATTTGTCAGTGACATCCCCATATAATGCTGATTTTGATGGGGATGAAATGAATATGCATGTTCCGCAGTCATTTGAAACTAGAGCAGAAGTCCTGGAACTAATGATGGTTCCCAAATGCATTGTGTCACCTCAATCGAATAGACCTGTGATGGGAATTGTCCAGGATACACTCTTAGGATGCCGTAAAATCACTAAAAGGGACACTTTCATTGAGAAG GATGTTTTCATGAACACCTTGATGTGGTGGGAGGACTTTGATGGAAAAGTTCCTGCTCCGGCTATTTTGAAGCCTAGGCCACTCTGGACAGGCAAACAAGTTTTCAATCTCATCATTCCAAAGCAGATTAATCTCATGAGGACTTCTGCTTGGCATTCTGAGTTGGAAACGGGCTTTATAACTCCAGGAGATACGCAAGTCCGAATAGAGAAGGGAGAGTTGCTCTCTGGGACTCTCTGCAAGAAGGCTCTCGGAACATCTACTGGAAGTCTTATACATGTCATCTG GGAAGAAGTTGGTCCAGATGCAGCCCGCAAATTTTTGGGACACACGCAGTGGCTTGTCAACTATTGGCTTTTGCAGAATGCTTTCAGCATTGGTATCGGAGATACAATTGCTGATGCAGCAACTATGGAAAGAATTAATGAAACCATATCGAAGGCTAAGGATGAAGTGAAAAGACTTATAAAGGAAGCCCAAGAGAAGAAGTTGGAGCCTGAACCTGGAAGAACAATGATGGAATCTTTCGAGAACAAAGTGAACCAG GTGTTGAATAAGGCTCGTGATGATGCTGGAAGCAGTGCTCAGAGGAGTCTGTCTGAGAGTAACAATCTGAAGGCCATGGTTACTGCTGGGTCTAAAGGAAGTTTTATCAACATATCACAGATGACTGCTTGTGTGGGTCAGCAAAATGTTGAGGGTAAGCGAATCCCGTTTGGATTCATTGATAGAACGCTGCCCCACTTCACGAAAGATGATTATGGGCCAGAGAGTCGTGGATTTGTTGAGAACTCCTACTTGCGTGGGCTGACCCCACAAGAGTTCTTCTTTCATGCAATGGGTGGTAGGGAAGGTCTCATTGATACGGCTGTGAAGACATCTGAGACTGGATACATTCAGAGAAGATTAGTGAAGGCTATGGAGGATATCATGGTTAAGTATGATGGAACTGTCAGGAATTCTCTGGGAGATGTTATACAGTTTCTGTATGGGGAGGATGGTATGGATTCTGTGTGGATTGAATCTCAAAAGTTGGACTCCTTGAAGATGAAAAGGTCGGAATTCGATAGGGTGTTCAGGTACGAGCTAGATGATGATAACTGGAATCCTGATTATATGCTGCCAGAACATATTGAAGATCTGAGAACTATCAGAGAAATTCGAAATGTGTTCGACGCTGAAGTTCAGAAACTAGAAGCGGATAGATACCAGCTTGGAACTGAGATTGCTACGACAGGTGATAATTCTTGGCCATTGCCCGTCAACCTCAAAAGGCTCATATGGAACGCACAGAAGACCTTTAAGATTGACATGAGGCGTACTTCTGATATGCATCCAATGGAAATTGTCGAGTATGTTGATAAGCTCCAGGAGAAGCTGCTGGTTGTTCCTGGAAAGGATCTTTTGAGTGTTGAGGCTCAGAAGAATGCTACTCTCTTTTTCAATATATTGCTTCGTAGCACTTTCGCTAGTAAAAGAGTGTTGAAGGAGTACAGACTCACTCGTGAAGCATTTGAATGGATTTTGGGCGAGATCGAATCGCGTTTCCTTCTGTCTCTGGTAGCTCCTGGAGAAATGATTGGATGTGTGGCTGCTCAATCCATTGGCGAGCCTGCTACACAGATGACTCTCAATACGTTCCACTATGCTGGTGTTAGTGCAAAGAACGTTACACTTGGTGTTCCCAGGTTGAGAGAAATTATTAATGTGgccaagaaaataaaaacccCTTCCCTCTCGGTGTACCTTAAACCTGAGGTTAATAAGACAAAGGAAAGTGCCAAGAATATCCAATGTGCTTTGGAGTATACTACTCTCCGCAGTGTCACTCAAGCCACAGAAGTGTGGTATGATCCTGATCCCATGGGCACGATAATTGAAGAGGATATTGATTTTGTGAAATCATATTATGAGATGCCGGACGAAGAGATTGCCCCTGAGAAGATCTCTCCTTGGCTGCTTAGGATAGAGCTGAATCGGGAAATGATGGTTGATAAGAAGCTAAGCATGGCAGATATCGCTGAGAAGATCAACCTTGAATTTGATGATGATCTGAATTGTATATTCAATGATGACAATGCCGATAAACTGATCTTGCGGATCCGTATAATGAATGATGATGCCCCAAAAGGGGAGATGAACGATGAATCTGCAGAAGATGATGTCTTCCTTAAGAAGATTGAAAGCAATATGCTGACGGAGATGGCTCTTCGTGGCATCCCAGATATTAACAAGGTGTTCATTAAGAATGGCAAAGTAAACAAGTTTGAGGAGAGTGATGGCTTCAAGCCTGAGACTGAGTGGATGTTAGATACTGAAGGTGTCAACCTCTTAGCTGTCATGTGCCACGAAGGTGTTGATGCAAGGAGGACAACAAGCAACCACTTGATAGAAATTATTGAAGTCCTTGGTATTGAGGCAGTTCGGCGGTCCCTCTTGGATGAACTGCGAGTCGTTATATCATTTGATGGATCTTATGTGAACTACCGGCACTTAGCTATTCTGTGCGATACCATGACCTATCGGGGCCACTTGATGGCGATTACTCGTCATGGTATCAACCGCAATGATACTGGGCCATTGATGAGATGCTCCTTCGAAGAGACAGTTGACATTCTCCTAGATGCTGCGGTCTATGCTGAATCTGATTATCTGAGGGGTGTGACTGAAAACATTATGTTGGGACAGCTGGCGCCAATTGGAACAGGAGACTGTGCCCTGTACCTCAATGATGAGATGTTGAAGCATGCCATTGAACTTCAGTTGCCCAGTTATATGGAGGGTCTCGATTTTGGAATGACTCCTGCTCGGTCTCCTATATCTGGGACTCCTTATCATGAAGGAATGATGTCTCCAAGTTATCTGCTGAGCCCGAACCTCCGTCTTTCTCCCATCACAGATGCTCAGTTCTCTCCTTACGTAGGCGGGATGGCATTCTCGCCTGCTTCTTCTCCAGGATACACCCCCTCCTCACCGGGCTACAGCCCCACCTCTCCCAGTTACAGCCCGGCATCGCCGAGCTATAGTCCCACATCACCGAGCTACAGCCCGGCGTCACCAAGCTACAGCCCGACGTCACCAACTTATAGCCCAAGTTCTCCTGGATATAGTCCAACTAGTCCTGCATATTCACCTACAAGCCCTTCGTACTCTCCGACCTCCCCCTCATACAGCCCGACCTCCCCCTCATACAGCCCCACCTCCCCTTCCTATAGCCCTACATCTCCCTCTTATAGTCCCACTTCTCCAACATACAGTCCCACCTCACCTAGTTACAGTCCGACATCCCCTGCTTATAGTCCAACATCCCCTGCCTATAGCCCCACATCCCCTGCATATAGCCCAACTTCTCCATCCTATAGCCCCACCTCGCCTTCCTATAGCCCCACCTCGCCCTCGTATAGTCCAACTTCACCTTCTTACAGCCCCACCTCGCCATCATATAGCCCTACTTCACCGGCGTATAGCCCAACATCTCCCGGGTACAGTCCAACATCGCCCAGTTACAGTCCTACTTCTCCGGGGTACAGTCCCACATCTCCTAGTTATAATCCTCAGTCAGCAAAGTATAGCCCGTCACTGGCATACTCGCCGAGCAGTCCGAGGCTGTCTCCCTCCAGTCCTTACAGTCCAACCTCTCCTAATTACAG CCCAACGTCACCTTCATATTCTCCCACGTCGCCATCGTATTCACCTTCAAGCCCAACCTACAGTCCTAGCAG CCCATACAATACTGGTGGAGGCCCAGATTATAGCCCGAGTTCTCCCCAATACAG GTTACTCACCATCTTCGACCAGCCAGTACACCCAAGCAAGCAATAA